Below is a window of Fluviibacter phosphoraccumulans DNA.
TCGACCAGGTTTTCCAGCGTCCAGGCGAGGTGTTGCGGATCGATGCGTTGCATGGTGGAACACATGCAAACTGTGGGCGACATGAACTGCACGATTTTGCCTTCTGGCGCGACTTCACGTGCCAGACGTTCAACGAGGTTGAGTTCGGTGCCGACCAGCCAGCGGGTCCCCGCCGGGGCTTCTTTGATGATCTTGACGATGTACTCGGTGGAGCCGATGTAATCCGATGCGGCACAGACTTCAAATGAGCATTCCGGGTGTGAGATCACTTTGCCTTCAGGGTGCTTGGCACGGAACGCCGCAATATGCGATGGCTGGAACATCTGGTGCACAGAGCAGTGCCCTTTCCACAGCAGAATTTTTGCGTTGCGGATTTGTTCCTGGGTGAGACCGCCGCGCGGTTGATCCGGGTCCCAGACGACCATTTCATCCAGCGGAATACCGCGCTGATGCCCGGTCCAGCGCCCGAGGTGCTGATCCGGGAAGAACAGAATCTTGGGGCGGCGCACCAGCGCCCAGTCCAGAATCACCGGTGCGTTTGATGAGGTGCAGACAATGCCACCGCGATCACCACAAAACGCTTTGAGGTCGGCCGCTGAGTTGATATAGGTGATGGGGGTTACCTGGTTGGCCGGGTCTTCGCCCAAGGCGGCGGTAAGCTCGCGCCAGCAGCGCTCCACCTTAGTCAGGTTGGCCATGTCGGCCATGGAGCACCCCGCTGCCAGATCCGGCAGAATAGCCGTCTGGTTGGGTTTGGTCATCATGTCGGCCACTTCGGCCATGAAGTGCACGCCACAGAACACAATGTATTCGGCGTCGGTCTGGCTGGCCAGGCGTGAGAGCTTGAGCGAGTCACCCGTTAGGTCGGCGTGTTGATATACGTCGGCCCGTTGGTAATGGTGACAGAGCAGCACGGCGCGCGAACCGAGTTGTTTGCGGGCGGCGTTGATCAGCTCCTGACATGCTTCGTCAGAGAGTTCTCGGTAGTCTTCAAAATCTCGCATCGTTATTTACCTGATCAACCCTGATACCAAGGCAGGCCATGAAAGCGCCAGCCGCCAAGTTTGCCCCGATGGTTGAACGCATCTTTATCGCCTTCAAAGCCTTCGAGAATGTTGTAGGCGGCGGTGAAGCCGGCTTCTAATGCGGCGCTGGCCGCGCTGCGCGAGCGGACACCGCTGCGGCAGAGAAAAAGAATCGTCGCTTCTGAATCGACTTGGCGACGCAGGTCAGTGATGAAGTTGGGGTTACGCGTCATGTC
It encodes the following:
- the nadA gene encoding quinolinate synthase NadA; this translates as MRDFEDYRELSDEACQELINAARKQLGSRAVLLCHHYQRADVYQHADLTGDSLKLSRLASQTDAEYIVFCGVHFMAEVADMMTKPNQTAILPDLAAGCSMADMANLTKVERCWRELTAALGEDPANQVTPITYINSAADLKAFCGDRGGIVCTSSNAPVILDWALVRRPKILFFPDQHLGRWTGHQRGIPLDEMVVWDPDQPRGGLTQEQIRNAKILLWKGHCSVHQMFQPSHIAAFRAKHPEGKVISHPECSFEVCAASDYIGSTEYIVKIIKEAPAGTRWLVGTELNLVERLAREVAPEGKIVQFMSPTVCMCSTMQRIDPQHLAWTLENLVDGNVVNAIRVPEKETASARLAMERMLEVS
- a CDS encoding rhodanese-like domain-containing protein codes for the protein MSCISDILTLARTRAEQQGVNYSGDVTPLEAYTLLQEAPGTVLVDVRTRAEWDWVGRVPHAVEIDWAEYPDMTRNPNFITDLRRQVDSEATILFLCRSGVRSRSAASAALEAGFTAAYNILEGFEGDKDAFNHRGKLGGWRFHGLPWYQG